The proteins below are encoded in one region of Saccopteryx leptura isolate mSacLep1 chromosome 1, mSacLep1_pri_phased_curated, whole genome shotgun sequence:
- the UQCC6 gene encoding ubiquinol-cytochrome c reductase complex assembly factor 6, with product MPAGVTWTTYTKMVAASLLAMFAGSQVVHRYYRPDLTIPEIPPKPGELKTELLGLKERQHKPQTSQQ from the exons ATGCCCGCGGGCGTGACCTGGACCACCTACACGAAGATGGTCGCAGCTAGCCTTCTTGCCATGTTCGCGGGGTCCCAAGTGGTGCACAGGTACTACCGGCCGGACCTG acaatACCTGAAATTCCACCAAAGCCTGGAGAGCTCAAAACGGAGCTGTTGGGACTGAAAGAAAGACAACACAAACCTCAAACTTCTCAGCAGTAG